A stretch of the Desulfobacter sp. genome encodes the following:
- a CDS encoding ISL3 family transposase, producing the protein MSTSFIYHAFGLRDYFYKTTRFIGGIITFELIPKPEAVKCPECNSRSVTRKGIVTRDLRTIPVGSKPVILRTAIQRIWCSFCQFVRQIKLSFAQEGKSYTRAFERYVLELSQFMTIKDIAIHLRISWDTIKQIQKEDLLRRYRNIPLEKVRQIAIDEISIGKGHKYLTIVMDLESGRILHVGEGKGGEALKSFWTKVKISKAKIKAVSIDMSPAYLSAVIENLSGSAIVFDRFHVVKLFNEKLSDFRRKLYNLLANTGQQKLLKGVRWLLLKNPENLSDDKKEAQRLEEALKINQPLLVVYYMKEELRQIWNQKKKETAEKIVSNWINLANISKIPMLMKFAKTLAVHRQRILSYYDYRISTGPLEGTNNKIKTMKRKAYGYRDSEFFRLKLLDLHNKRYALIG; encoded by the coding sequence ATGTCCACAAGCTTCATATACCATGCCTTTGGCCTTCGTGACTACTTTTATAAAACAACGCGTTTCATCGGTGGAATAATCACTTTTGAACTCATACCAAAACCGGAGGCGGTAAAATGCCCGGAATGTAATTCCAGGTCCGTCACCAGGAAAGGGATTGTGACAAGAGATCTCAGAACAATACCGGTAGGTTCAAAACCCGTGATTCTCAGGACGGCTATCCAGAGAATTTGGTGTTCGTTCTGTCAATTTGTCCGGCAAATCAAACTATCCTTTGCCCAGGAGGGGAAAAGCTATACCCGGGCTTTTGAACGGTATGTCTTGGAGTTGTCTCAGTTCATGACAATCAAAGATATTGCCATCCATTTAAGGATCAGCTGGGATACGATAAAGCAGATCCAGAAAGAAGACCTGCTGAGGCGTTATCGAAATATCCCCCTTGAGAAAGTCCGGCAGATTGCCATAGATGAAATTTCCATAGGGAAAGGGCATAAATACTTGACCATCGTGATGGATCTGGAATCCGGTAGAATTCTGCACGTGGGAGAAGGAAAAGGTGGTGAAGCTTTGAAATCTTTTTGGACAAAAGTGAAAATATCGAAAGCAAAAATCAAAGCCGTCAGCATCGATATGTCCCCGGCATACTTGAGTGCTGTTATTGAAAATCTTTCTGGTTCAGCAATTGTCTTTGACAGATTTCATGTTGTTAAATTGTTCAATGAGAAACTGTCGGATTTCAGGCGAAAGCTCTACAACCTTCTTGCCAATACCGGGCAACAAAAACTTCTGAAGGGAGTCCGGTGGCTTTTGTTAAAAAATCCCGAAAACCTCAGTGATGACAAGAAGGAGGCCCAACGGTTAGAAGAAGCATTGAAAATAAATCAGCCGCTATTGGTAGTCTACTACATGAAAGAGGAACTCAGGCAAATATGGAATCAAAAGAAAAAAGAAACAGCTGAAAAGATAGTCAGCAATTGGATCAATCTGGCCAATATTTCCAAAATTCCAATGTTGATGAAATTTGCCAAGACCTTGGCTGTGCACAGGCAAAGAATCCTTTCATACTATGATTACAGGATATCTACAGGTCCTTTAGAAGGGACAAATAACAAGATAAAAACCATGAAACGGAAAGCTTATGGATACAGGGATTCGGAGTTTTTCAGGTTGAAACTTTTGGACCTTCACAATAAAAGGTACGCATTAATCGGATGA
- a CDS encoding IS4 family transposase, whose protein sequence is MTHISVPKKQLRSLNFDNFRCPLIKSLSKAPELQSRGDRPLKMTFEDQINALVYFHLQEHKSARHLIQDLKENVFAKENIAPDGGISRSSFCEAINHRGLEQLQFIFEDLYKQALECHPGEHAELGELVSIDGSLINAVLSMHWANYRKGSKKAKVHCGFDINHGIPNKIFLTEGNGAERTFVPKILSKGQTGVMDRGYQSHKEFDLLQEQGKHFVCRIKTRTTRTIIDNHETPSDSYIFYDALVKLGTPNQNQTKRPVRVVGYKIAGVKYYVATDRHDLTAEQIATIYKLRWTIEDFFKWWKEHLKVYHLIARSEYGLMVQILGGLITYLLLAIHCQKQFNEKVTIKRVRQLRTAILNDLFGCEEQGSYSSNRDNIVKDQKIIEQAKT, encoded by the coding sequence ATGACGCACATCTCAGTCCCTAAAAAACAACTACGGTCCCTGAACTTTGACAATTTCAGGTGCCCTCTGATAAAGTCACTTTCAAAAGCACCGGAATTACAATCTCGAGGAGACCGCCCTTTAAAAATGACATTCGAAGACCAGATAAATGCTTTGGTTTATTTCCATCTTCAGGAGCACAAGTCTGCCCGACATTTAATTCAGGATCTCAAGGAGAATGTTTTTGCTAAAGAAAATATTGCGCCAGACGGTGGTATCAGCCGTAGTAGTTTCTGTGAAGCCATCAATCACAGGGGACTCGAACAACTGCAATTTATCTTTGAGGATCTTTATAAACAGGCTCTTGAGTGTCATCCGGGTGAACACGCCGAGTTAGGAGAGTTGGTTTCCATTGACGGTAGTCTCATAAATGCAGTCCTTTCAATGCACTGGGCGAACTACAGAAAAGGAAGTAAAAAAGCCAAAGTACATTGCGGATTTGACATTAATCACGGAATCCCAAACAAAATCTTTTTGACTGAAGGCAACGGCGCTGAACGCACTTTTGTTCCCAAAATACTTTCCAAGGGGCAAACAGGTGTTATGGATCGTGGATATCAATCCCATAAAGAATTTGACCTGCTTCAGGAGCAAGGCAAACATTTTGTCTGCCGTATAAAAACCAGGACAACAAGAACAATTATTGATAACCACGAGACCCCTTCCGACAGCTACATTTTTTATGATGCACTGGTTAAACTTGGTACTCCGAATCAAAACCAGACGAAAAGGCCTGTTCGGGTTGTTGGCTATAAAATTGCTGGCGTCAAATACTATGTGGCAACTGACAGGCATGATTTAACAGCGGAACAAATAGCAACAATTTATAAACTCCGGTGGACCATTGAGGATTTTTTCAAATGGTGGAAAGAACATCTGAAGGTATATCATCTCATTGCCCGCAGTGAATACGGCCTTATGGTTCAGATTCTTGGCGGCCTTATCACTTACCTGTTACTGGCAATCCATTGCCAAAAACAGTTTAATGAAAAGGTCACGATCAAAAGAGTTCGGCAGCTGCGAACCGCCATTCTAAATGACCTGTTTGGCTGCGAGGAGCAGGGCTCTTATAGTTCAAACAGGGACAATATTGTCAAAGATCAAAAAATTATTGAGCAAGCAAAAACCTAA
- a CDS encoding ComEA family DNA-binding protein, producing the protein MLRIKTRAIFIVLFLVLAGLISPVYATDDKVNINTASKEELITLKYVGEATAEKIIEYRSAHPFVVPEDIMKVKGVGQKTFDVNKDRICCGES; encoded by the coding sequence ATGCTAAGAATTAAAACAAGGGCTATTTTTATTGTTCTTTTCCTGGTGCTGGCCGGTCTGATTTCACCGGTATATGCGACAGATGACAAAGTCAACATCAACACGGCCAGCAAAGAAGAACTCATTACACTAAAATATGTCGGTGAAGCAACCGCAGAAAAGATAATTGAATATCGAAGTGCACATCCTTTTGTGGTGCCTGAAGATATTATGAAGGTTAAGGGGGTCGGACAAAAAACCTTTGACGTAAATAAAGATCGCATTTGCTGTGGTGAATCATAG
- a CDS encoding DUF2760 domain-containing protein: MYKQYRKKSFWIIMSCMVMLALAVGAGVYYGHQWLISTYSSDQGQSFLVDKISGLIFFWDQGGFFQWILPGIILFCLIFGFVFWAVLSVLIANIFNRDEAKSNQPKSNKLLKKDFVDHKIEQERKRRLFLHSLSVLQREGRLLDFFDEDLSVYEDGQIGAAVRSIQEDCKKAIKKYIDLKPVVKGEEGDSITIDDGFDIEAINLVGNVSGHPPFQGIIKHPGWKAGKKEVPKLSDIQDPGIMTPAEIEIQ, from the coding sequence ATGTATAAACAATATCGGAAAAAATCGTTTTGGATAATTATGAGTTGTATGGTAATGCTCGCTTTAGCCGTGGGTGCCGGCGTTTATTACGGTCACCAGTGGCTGATATCCACCTACTCTTCTGACCAGGGACAATCGTTTCTGGTTGATAAGATTTCGGGTTTGATCTTTTTTTGGGACCAAGGCGGTTTTTTTCAATGGATTTTACCGGGGATTATACTGTTTTGTCTAATTTTCGGATTTGTTTTTTGGGCTGTGCTGTCGGTTTTGATTGCCAATATATTCAACCGTGATGAGGCAAAATCCAATCAGCCGAAATCAAACAAACTTTTGAAAAAGGATTTTGTCGATCACAAAATTGAACAGGAACGGAAAAGACGGCTCTTTTTGCATTCTTTATCCGTTCTTCAGCGGGAGGGGCGGCTGCTTGATTTTTTTGATGAAGATTTAAGTGTTTATGAAGACGGGCAGATTGGTGCTGCTGTGAGATCCATTCAAGAAGACTGCAAAAAAGCGATTAAAAAATATATTGATCTCAAACCGGTTGTTAAAGGGGAGGAAGGTGATTCAATCACCATTGATGACGGATTTGATATTGAGGCCATCAACCTGGTCGGGAACGTGTCAGGCCATCCGCCTTTTCAAGGGATCATAAAACATCCGGGGTGGAAAGCCGGTAAAAAAGAGGTGCCCAAGCTATCCGATATTCAGGATCCAGGGATCATGACACCTGCTGAAATTGAGATACAATAA
- a CDS encoding hsp70 family protein, producing the protein MDFQDKQYVIGIDLGTTNSAVSYVDMAGLKNDLDKTRAALDKDKVIKVFNIPQLTGLGELTKIPVLPSFLYIPGEYDISKEVLKHPWKKREDLFAGSFARDHGSKIPSRLVSSAKSWLCNPLADRRAKILPWGSEGVEKVSPVIATAEYLGHIRNAWNHFVKDEDKFIENQFVVLTVPASFNEEAREMTMEAVALAGLGESVTLLEEPLAAFYSWLILHESDWQSQVGEEDLILVCDVGGGTTDFSLITLKETEGSPRFERVAVGDHLILGGDNIDLALAKIVENKFNAKSSLSSDKWKTLCHRCREAKEKTLEHGERSVRITLKGEGRALIAGTLAADLTRGDIETVLRGRFFPDVDTIEFSALEQGKEIADFGLPFEKEASVSKHIVRFLEKHRDTVKNVLNKEDPMPDFILFNGGTLKPSLVQSRIKEAIRRWFKTSEPKKPMILENDRPELAVGIGASYYGLVKQGMGVRVGSGSPRSYYLGISTPSEKDLKAVCLVERGLDEGSVIDLPDMSFEVRANQPVSFDVFSSSFRSGDMAGHIISIDDSLTPMAPIQTIIKFGKNGDKKQIPITMGAEFTEMGSLAMFCRSAVSDHQWKLQFQLRTSGKGMETGETEVYEDALIKTACKQIEKVFTGGSEMADGLQTLAKTLETLTEQRKVNWPLSFLRQLADQLIKVAPNRCISAAHESRWLNLAGFCMRPGFGDAFDEERARKLWKVYLAGLTFDKVQQNRVEWWIFLRRIAAGLNAGQQRQFFQDTSSLLIKNTKGKLPLQEQVELWMTSANMERLLVKDKVVLAKALMPQIKPGKKMDRLFWTLSRFGAREMLYGSLDRVIPPGEINRWVQQIIKKKWKQTDPVHTLVASLARKTGDRTRDLPEEMIVKIMEWMKDSGAAKKTQILIQEKTGMGMKEKNLQFGERLPSGLILK; encoded by the coding sequence TTGGATTTTCAGGATAAACAATATGTAATAGGCATTGATCTGGGCACAACTAATTCTGCTGTATCCTACGTGGACATGGCAGGTTTAAAAAATGACTTGGACAAGACCCGGGCGGCTTTAGATAAAGACAAGGTGATCAAAGTCTTTAATATTCCCCAGCTGACAGGTCTCGGGGAATTGACAAAAATTCCGGTTCTTCCTTCCTTTTTATACATTCCTGGAGAATATGACATTTCAAAGGAGGTGCTCAAGCATCCATGGAAAAAAAGAGAAGACCTTTTCGCCGGCAGTTTTGCCAGGGACCATGGATCCAAGATTCCTTCAAGGCTGGTATCCTCGGCCAAAAGCTGGCTGTGCAACCCTTTGGCGGACCGAAGGGCTAAAATATTGCCCTGGGGATCTGAAGGGGTTGAAAAGGTTTCTCCGGTCATTGCCACGGCCGAATATCTGGGACATATCCGCAATGCCTGGAATCATTTTGTCAAAGATGAAGACAAGTTTATAGAAAATCAGTTTGTCGTGCTCACAGTGCCGGCTTCATTTAACGAAGAGGCAAGGGAAATGACCATGGAAGCGGTTGCCCTTGCAGGACTTGGAGAGTCTGTCACCCTTTTGGAGGAGCCTTTGGCGGCTTTTTATTCCTGGCTCATTCTCCATGAATCAGACTGGCAGAGCCAGGTGGGAGAAGAAGATCTGATTCTGGTCTGTGATGTGGGAGGGGGGACAACCGACTTTAGTTTGATCACCCTTAAGGAGACAGAGGGGTCGCCCCGTTTTGAGCGTGTTGCTGTCGGGGACCATTTGATATTGGGTGGAGATAACATTGATCTGGCCCTGGCTAAAATTGTGGAAAATAAATTTAACGCCAAGTCTTCATTAAGCTCGGATAAATGGAAAACCCTTTGTCACAGGTGCCGGGAGGCCAAAGAAAAAACCCTGGAGCATGGCGAACGTTCGGTTCGGATCACTTTAAAGGGTGAGGGCAGGGCGCTGATTGCAGGCACCCTGGCGGCAGATCTGACCCGGGGAGATATTGAAACGGTCTTACGGGGGCGGTTTTTTCCTGATGTGGATACAATTGAGTTTTCAGCACTTGAGCAGGGAAAAGAGATTGCCGATTTCGGGCTTCCCTTTGAAAAGGAGGCCTCTGTAAGCAAACACATTGTCCGGTTTCTTGAAAAACACAGGGACACGGTGAAAAATGTATTGAACAAAGAGGACCCCATGCCGGATTTCATCCTGTTCAACGGCGGGACTCTAAAACCATCTCTTGTTCAGTCCCGTATTAAAGAGGCGATCCGGCGGTGGTTCAAAACCTCTGAACCGAAAAAACCCATGATTTTGGAAAATGACCGGCCTGAACTGGCCGTGGGTATCGGGGCGTCTTACTATGGGCTTGTTAAACAGGGAATGGGGGTCAGGGTCGGCTCTGGGAGTCCAAGATCCTATTATCTTGGCATATCCACCCCATCTGAAAAAGATTTAAAGGCTGTTTGTCTTGTGGAAAGAGGGTTAGATGAGGGCTCGGTGATTGATTTGCCGGATATGTCCTTTGAAGTCCGGGCCAATCAACCGGTGAGTTTTGATGTGTTCAGTTCAAGCTTTCGTTCCGGTGATATGGCAGGGCATATTATTTCCATTGATGATTCCTTAACCCCCATGGCACCCATTCAGACCATTATTAAATTTGGTAAAAACGGGGATAAAAAACAGATTCCTATTACCATGGGGGCTGAATTTACCGAGATGGGAAGCCTTGCTATGTTTTGCCGTTCTGCTGTTAGTGACCATCAATGGAAACTTCAGTTCCAGTTGAGAACTTCGGGCAAGGGCATGGAAACCGGTGAAACAGAAGTGTATGAAGATGCCTTGATCAAAACAGCCTGTAAGCAAATTGAAAAGGTCTTCACCGGGGGATCTGAAATGGCCGATGGGTTACAGACCCTTGCCAAGACGCTGGAAACCTTGACGGAACAACGTAAGGTCAACTGGCCTTTGTCTTTTTTAAGGCAGCTGGCAGATCAGCTCATCAAGGTTGCGCCCAACCGTTGTATATCCGCAGCCCACGAGTCACGATGGCTTAACCTTGCAGGGTTCTGCATGCGACCTGGATTCGGGGATGCCTTTGATGAGGAACGGGCAAGAAAATTGTGGAAAGTCTATTTAGCAGGATTGACTTTTGATAAGGTTCAGCAAAACAGGGTGGAATGGTGGATATTTTTGCGCCGGATTGCCGCTGGTTTAAATGCGGGCCAGCAAAGACAATTTTTCCAAGACACCTCTTCTTTGCTGATTAAAAATACCAAAGGAAAATTGCCGCTTCAAGAGCAGGTGGAATTGTGGATGACCTCAGCCAACATGGAGCGGTTGCTGGTCAAGGATAAGGTGGTGTTGGCAAAAGCCCTTATGCCGCAGATTAAACCGGGAAAAAAAATGGATCGTTTGTTCTGGACCTTGTCAAGGTTTGGGGCCAGAGAGATGTTGTATGGATCCCTTGACAGGGTGATTCCGCCAGGAGAAATAAACAGATGGGTCCAGCAGATTATAAAAAAGAAATGGAAACAAACCGATCCGGTCCACACTCTTGTGGCATCTTTGGCAAGAAAGACCGGTGACAGGACCCGAGATTTGCCCGAAGAGATGATTGTCAAGATTATGGAGTGGATGAAAGATAGTGGTGCAGCAAAGAAAACACAAATCTTGATTCAAGAAAAAACCGGAATGGGGATGAAAGAAAAAAATCTTCAGTTTGGAGAGCGGTTGCCATCAGGTCTTATATTAAAATGA
- a CDS encoding glycosyltransferase family 4 protein → MKILHILSQMPDFTGSGKTTQAIIKQAEAKGHKNFLVAGIQDKFEMDHSLLPPGHTKFVRFNNKALNFPLPGMSDIMPYPSTVFASMGPERLKKYETAFKTAIQNARDTFKPDIIHTHHLWIVSMIAREVFHDRPVVTSCHGTCLRQVSLCPDLKPKIRKFITKSDGILCLSRHQRHQILALQGLDLEKLHLIGAGFDNKLFYPGPKTNQGPIDVLYAGKLSRAKGVPWLLKSLKKISSLNYRLHLAGSGNGREEKECLDLAKSLGDRVIVHGPLPHNDLARLMRQSHLFVLPSFFEGLPLVLMEALSSGCRILTTALPGTREIFGHAQSSMVDFLELPPLKRIDQPFDKDMPALVQTLSNAITNSIKKAKKNRQPDMEQANEISNAYTWEKVFARIEKIYNNLN, encoded by the coding sequence ATGAAAATCCTTCATATTTTAAGTCAGATGCCAGATTTTACAGGGTCTGGAAAGACTACCCAGGCCATCATCAAGCAGGCAGAAGCCAAAGGCCACAAAAATTTTTTGGTCGCCGGTATCCAGGACAAATTTGAAATGGATCACTCGTTACTTCCACCGGGCCATACTAAATTTGTCCGGTTCAACAATAAAGCCCTGAACTTCCCCTTGCCAGGCATGAGCGATATCATGCCCTACCCAAGCACGGTGTTTGCCTCAATGGGACCAGAACGTCTAAAAAAATATGAAACAGCCTTTAAAACGGCTATTCAAAATGCCCGGGATACATTCAAACCGGACATCATTCATACTCATCACCTCTGGATTGTCTCCATGATTGCTAGAGAAGTGTTTCATGACCGACCCGTGGTAACCTCCTGTCACGGTACCTGCCTGCGCCAAGTTTCTTTGTGTCCAGATCTAAAACCTAAAATAAGAAAATTTATCACAAAAAGTGATGGTATCCTTTGTCTGAGCCGGCACCAGAGGCATCAAATTTTAGCCCTCCAAGGGCTGGATTTGGAAAAACTTCATCTAATTGGCGCAGGATTTGACAATAAACTGTTTTACCCGGGACCTAAGACGAACCAAGGACCGATTGATGTTCTTTATGCGGGGAAATTGAGCCGCGCTAAAGGAGTGCCATGGCTCCTGAAATCCCTAAAAAAAATTTCGTCCCTAAACTATCGCCTCCATTTGGCCGGATCCGGTAACGGCAGAGAAGAAAAAGAGTGCTTAGACCTTGCAAAGTCCCTTGGAGACCGGGTTATTGTTCACGGCCCTTTGCCCCACAATGACCTGGCACGTCTGATGAGACAATCCCATCTTTTTGTTCTCCCCTCCTTTTTTGAAGGCCTGCCTCTGGTGCTCATGGAAGCATTGTCCTCGGGCTGCCGGATTCTGACCACGGCCCTTCCAGGAACCAGGGAAATTTTTGGCCATGCGCAATCCTCAATGGTTGATTTTTTAGAACTACCGCCTCTAAAGAGAATAGATCAACCCTTTGATAAAGATATGCCTGCGTTGGTGCAAACACTTTCAAACGCGATAACAAACAGTATTAAAAAGGCAAAAAAAAATAGACAGCCGGATATGGAACAGGCCAATGAAATTTCAAATGCCTATACCTGGGAAAAGGTATTTGCAAGAATCGAAAAAATATACAATAATTTAAATTAA
- a CDS encoding nucleoside deaminase: MNDEYYMMLAIKEAKKAEAIDEVPVGAVVVDESQGVIGQGFNCPISTQDPTSHAEIVAIRLACGRVNNYRLTQTSIYVTIEPCIMCMGAIIHARIGRVVFGASDPKWGAALSLYQMGSDHRLNHNPEVVSGICEQETKALMKDFFRKKRRHRD, encoded by the coding sequence ATGAATGATGAATACTACATGATGCTTGCCATTAAAGAGGCAAAAAAAGCAGAAGCAATTGATGAAGTCCCGGTGGGGGCTGTTGTTGTGGATGAGAGCCAGGGGGTCATTGGTCAGGGGTTTAACTGCCCCATATCAACCCAGGACCCCACAAGCCATGCGGAAATAGTTGCCATACGCCTGGCCTGCGGTCGTGTGAATAATTACCGCCTGACACAGACCAGCATTTATGTGACCATTGAACCTTGTATCATGTGTATGGGGGCCATTATTCATGCCCGAATTGGCCGTGTGGTTTTTGGTGCATCCGACCCAAAGTGGGGGGCCGCCCTTTCTTTATACCAAATGGGATCAGATCATCGGTTAAACCATAACCCTGAGGTGGTTTCAGGCATATGTGAACAAGAAACAAAAGCGCTTATGAAAGATTTTTTTAGAAAAAAAAGGAGACATCGTGACTAA
- a CDS encoding adenylosuccinate synthase → MTNTVVVGTQWGDEGKGKIVDLLSEHADCVVRFQGGNNAGHTMVVNGKEIISHLIPSGIIQQKKCYIGNGVVVDPFVLLDEIDYLTDNNIDVSPEMLEISNRAHIIMPYHQEIDKAREEKKGKDKIGTTGRGIGPCYEDKATRRGIRFCDLLDLELFKEKVRTIMEEKNFYLKHYFKTDPMAPEQVIDQFMDVRERLLPYISDVSVSLFENIGQGKTVLFEGAQGTHLDIEHGTYPFVTSSSTVSGNAANGSGVGPGQLNEIIGIVKAYTTRVGAGPFPTELFDEIGDKIQKTGSEFGATTGRKRRCGWLDMVVLKNAARLNSLTGLAITKLDVLDDLDEIKICTGYENNGKLIENFPPEIKVLENCTPVYETHPGWKQDTSSITEYEKLPEKAKAYLDRVSKLVNVKIKIVSVGPGREATIIKEDIF, encoded by the coding sequence GTGACTAATACAGTTGTTGTCGGAACCCAGTGGGGGGATGAGGGAAAAGGAAAAATTGTAGACCTGCTCAGCGAACATGCTGATTGCGTGGTCCGATTTCAAGGGGGGAATAATGCAGGGCATACCATGGTGGTCAATGGAAAAGAAATTATCAGCCACTTGATTCCTTCCGGCATCATCCAGCAGAAAAAGTGTTATATTGGGAACGGGGTGGTTGTTGACCCCTTTGTCCTTTTAGATGAAATTGATTATTTGACCGACAATAATATTGATGTTTCTCCTGAGATGCTTGAAATCAGCAACCGGGCCCACATTATCATGCCCTATCACCAGGAAATTGATAAGGCCAGGGAAGAGAAAAAAGGAAAAGACAAGATCGGCACCACGGGCCGGGGTATTGGTCCATGTTATGAAGACAAGGCCACCCGCAGGGGAATTCGGTTTTGCGACCTTTTGGATCTGGAGTTGTTCAAGGAAAAAGTAAGAACCATAATGGAAGAGAAAAATTTTTACCTTAAACATTATTTTAAAACAGACCCCATGGCGCCTGAACAGGTGATTGATCAGTTCATGGATGTCAGAGAAAGACTTCTTCCCTATATCTCTGATGTCTCTGTTTCCTTGTTTGAAAATATCGGCCAGGGTAAAACCGTGTTGTTTGAAGGTGCCCAGGGAACTCATCTGGACATTGAACACGGCACCTATCCTTTTGTGACCTCCTCTTCAACTGTATCTGGAAACGCGGCCAATGGCTCCGGTGTCGGTCCGGGACAGCTAAACGAAATTATCGGTATTGTCAAAGCCTATACCACACGAGTCGGGGCAGGCCCGTTTCCAACGGAACTCTTTGATGAAATCGGAGACAAAATTCAGAAAACAGGTTCAGAATTCGGTGCCACTACCGGACGTAAACGGCGGTGCGGATGGCTGGACATGGTGGTCTTGAAAAATGCCGCCCGTTTGAACAGCCTGACAGGTCTTGCCATCACCAAACTGGATGTTCTGGATGATCTGGATGAAATAAAAATCTGCACCGGGTATGAAAACAATGGAAAACTCATTGAAAATTTTCCACCTGAAATTAAGGTGCTTGAAAATTGCACCCCGGTTTACGAGACTCACCCCGGATGGAAGCAGGACACCTCAAGCATTACCGAATATGAGAAACTACCTGAAAAGGCAAAGGCATACCTGGATAGGGTTTCAAAATTGGTCAACGTTAAAATTAAGATTGTATCTGTTGGACCCGGCAGGGAGGCAACCATTATAAAAGAAGATATTTTCTAA
- a CDS encoding PAS domain-containing protein, protein MDTYFAPAKRTDRRELRNQVIEISHSPVMNALLETSGGILVVLNQDRQIVALNHAFLESLGVSDIADVLGLRLGESLHCIHAHDQPGGCGTTEHCESCGAAIAMMSAISHEKEDEQLCALVSDKNGQVSDICLQVRAKPFGVDGNKWILFYAQDVTQQQFWLNGDRVFFHDINNTLTALYGNAQLLEMRWPNRQEITSIRKSIKQLVSEIFIQKDFSHHRDATYRPSNCAVSLSQVKKSLDSVIRGHKASYGKKIVSSWPD, encoded by the coding sequence ATGGATACATACTTTGCACCTGCCAAAAGAACAGATCGACGAGAATTAAGAAATCAAGTTATCGAGATCAGTCACAGCCCGGTGATGAATGCCCTGCTTGAAACATCCGGCGGGATTCTGGTCGTGCTTAACCAGGATCGGCAGATCGTTGCTTTAAACCATGCCTTTTTGGAAAGTTTGGGAGTTTCTGACATTGCCGATGTCCTGGGCCTTCGTTTAGGGGAGAGCTTACACTGTATCCATGCCCATGATCAGCCGGGAGGCTGCGGCACAACCGAGCATTGTGAATCTTGCGGTGCGGCCATTGCCATGATGTCTGCCATCAGTCATGAAAAGGAAGATGAACAGCTCTGTGCTTTGGTATCTGACAAGAATGGTCAGGTCTCTGACATCTGCCTCCAGGTCAGGGCAAAGCCCTTTGGGGTGGATGGAAACAAATGGATATTGTTTTATGCCCAGGATGTGACGCAGCAGCAATTCTGGCTGAATGGGGACCGGGTGTTTTTCCATGATATCAACAATACCCTTACCGCGCTTTACGGCAATGCCCAGCTTTTGGAAATGAGATGGCCAAATCGGCAGGAAATTACATCCATACGTAAATCCATTAAACAGCTTGTCAGTGAAATTTTCATTCAAAAAGATTTTTCCCACCACAGGGATGCCACATATCGCCCCTCCAATTGCGCCGTATCCTTGAGTCAGGTTAAAAAAAGTCTGGATTCGGTCATTCGTGGGCACAAGGCCTCCTACGGTAAAAAAATCGTGTCGTCCTGGCCGGATTAG
- a CDS encoding sensor histidine kinase gives MSRILGNMVINALEATPENGEIKIELEAGVNGQMIWRVWNQSPIPKPIQKRIFQRYFSSKEGNGRGLGTYSMKLFGESYLKAVVSG, from the coding sequence TTGTCAAGAATTCTGGGCAATATGGTGATCAATGCACTTGAAGCCACCCCTGAAAACGGAGAGATCAAAATTGAATTAGAGGCAGGCGTCAATGGGCAAATGATCTGGCGTGTCTGGAATCAGTCCCCCATTCCAAAGCCGATCCAAAAACGGATATTTCAGCGGTATTTTAGTTCCAAAGAGGGAAACGGCAGGGGGTTGGGTACCTATTCCATGAAATTGTTCGGGGAATCCTATTTAAAGGCAGTAGTGTCCGGTTAG